The following coding sequences lie in one Arabidopsis thaliana chromosome 3, partial sequence genomic window:
- a CDS encoding Leucine-rich repeat (LRR) family protein (Leucine-rich repeat (LRR) family protein; FUNCTIONS IN: structural constituent of cell wall; LOCATED IN: cell wall, plant-type cell wall; EXPRESSED IN: 22 plant structures; EXPRESSED DURING: 13 growth stages; CONTAINS InterPro DOMAIN/s: Leucine-rich repeat-containing N-terminal domain, type 2 (InterPro:IPR013210), Leucine-rich repeat (InterPro:IPR001611); BEST Arabidopsis thaliana protein match is: Leucine-rich repeat (LRR) family protein (TAIR:AT4G13340.1); Has 128997 Blast hits to 49133 proteins in 1941 species: Archae - 161; Bacteria - 13645; Metazoa - 31793; Fungi - 8450; Plants - 59695; Viruses - 2612; Other Eukaryotes - 12641 (source: NCBI BLink).) encodes MKNNTTQSLLLLLLFFFFFFEISHSLSISSNAPLSDTEVRFIQRRQLLYYRDEFGDRGENVTVDPSLIFENPRLRSAYIALQAWKQAILSDPNNITVNWIGSNVCNYTGVFCSKALDNRKIRTVAGIDLNHADIAGYLPEELGLLTDLALFHVNSNRFCGTVPHKFKQLKLLFELDLSNNRFAGKFPTVVLHLPSLKFLDLRFNEFEGTVPKELFSKNLDAIFINHNRFRFELPENFGDSPVSVIVLANNHFHGCIPTSLVEMKNLNEIIFMNNGLNSCLPADIGRLKNVTVFDVSFNELVGPLPESVGGMVEVEQLNVAHNLLSGKIPASICQLPKLENFTYSYNFFTGEAPVCLRLSEFDDRRNCLPGRPAQRSSRQCSAFLSRPSVDCGSFGCGRSVVKPSPPIVALPPPPPPSPPLPPPVYSPPPSPPVFSPPPSPPVYSPPPPPSIHYSSPPPPPVHHSSPPPPSPEFEGPLPPVIGVSYASPPPPPFY; translated from the coding sequence ATGAAGAACAACACCACTcaatctctccttctccttctcctcttcttcttcttcttctttgaaatctctcattctctctcaatctcatcCAATGCTCCTCTCTCCGACACCGAAGTCAGATTCATCCAACGCCGTCAACTTCTCTACTACCGCGACGAGTTCGGTGACCGTGGTGAGAATGTCACAGTAGATCCATCACTAATCTTCGAGAATCCGCGGCTTCGTAGTGCTTACATAGCTCTTCAAGCTTGGAAACAAGCTATTCTCTCTGATCCTAATAATATCACTGTTAATTGGATCGGATCCAATGTCTGTAACTACACCGGAGTTTTCTGTTCTAAAGCTCTTGATAACCGGAAGATCCGTACCGTCGCCGGAATCGATCTCAACCACGCCGATATCGCTGGGTATTTACCTGAAGAGCTTGGTTTGTTAACAGATCTAGCTTTGTTTCATGTTAATTCGAATCGATTCTGTGGTACTGTTCCTCATAAGTTCAAGCAGCTTAAGCTTTTGTTCGAGCTTGATCTTAGTAACAATCGGTTCGCCGGAAAGTTTCCCACGGTGGTTCTTCATTTGCCGTCGTTGAAGTTCTTAGATCTCCGGTTTAATGAGTTTGAAGGAACCGTACCGAAAGAGCTTTTTAGTAAAAATCTAGATGCGATTTTTATAAACCATAACCGGTTCCGGTTTGAGTTACCGGAAAATTTCGGTGATTCTCCGGTTTCGGTTATTGTTCTTGCGAATAATCATTTCCATGGTTGTATTCCGACGAGTTTGGTGGAGATGAAGAATCTTAATGAGATTATTTTCATGAACAATGGTTTGAATTCTTGTTTACCGGCGGATATCGGAAGGTTGAAGAATGTGACGGTGTTTGATGTTAGTTTTAATGAGCTTGTTGGTCCGTTGCCGGAGAGTGTTGGTGGTATGGTGGAGGTTGAGCAGTTGAATGTTGCTCATAATTTGTTATCTGGGAAGATTCCGGCGAGTATTTGTCAGCTTCCTAAGCTTGAGAATTTCACTTATAGTTATAATTTCTTTACTGGTGAAGCTCCTGTGTGTTTGAGGTTGTCTGAGTTTGATGATCGGAGAAATTGTTTGCCCGGAAGACCTGCTCAGAGATCTTCACGGCAATGTTCAGCTTTCTTGTCACGGCCTTCGGTGGATTGTGGATCTTTTGGTTGTGGTCGTTCTGTTGTTAAACCGTCTCCACCTATTGTAGCATTACCGCCGCCTCCTCCGCCATCGCCTCCGTTACCTCCACCTGTTTACTCTCCTCCGCCGTCACCTCCTGTCTTCTCTCCTCCACCGTCACCCCCTGTATACTctcctccaccgccaccaTCAATCCATTACagttctcctcctccaccgccagTCCATCACAgttctcctccaccaccatcacctGAATTTGAAGGGCCATTACCGCCGGTGATCGGAGTATCCTATGCAtctcccccaccaccaccCTTCTATTGA